Proteins from a genomic interval of Ferrimicrobium acidiphilum DSM 19497:
- a CDS encoding tyrosine-type recombinase/integrase, with amino-acid sequence MTSYTYCSALQDHIEGVIRQKRALGFSYDTEAHILMKFDRFCIAQGCAKPQLDKTLVEAWNAKRPNESPTTRMGRISALRQLALYMVRMDLPAYVTPTHHHPKVPRYIPYIFTAAELGALFAQIDSCTYCCEVPYRQWVMPLLFRLLYGCGLRLSEALCLHLADVDLKTGVLTIHDAKFHKDRLVPITEELQQRFRDYAQLVHRSSDPEALFFVGRPGHPLSGGNVYKNFRRFLWQAGISHGGWGKGPRVHDFRHTFAVHCLARWVREGKDLAVYLPILKTYLGHYSFGDTAYYLRLTAELYPYITAQMEQTFGYIFPKVEGAPNEAD; translated from the coding sequence ATGACCAGCTACACCTACTGCAGCGCCCTACAGGACCACATCGAAGGGGTGATCCGCCAAAAGCGGGCTCTCGGCTTTAGCTATGATACCGAAGCGCACATCCTCATGAAGTTTGATCGCTTCTGCATAGCGCAGGGATGCGCGAAGCCGCAACTCGACAAGACCCTGGTCGAGGCTTGGAACGCAAAGCGCCCCAATGAATCCCCTACCACACGGATGGGGCGGATAAGTGCCCTCCGTCAGTTGGCGCTCTATATGGTGCGAATGGATCTCCCGGCGTATGTCACTCCAACTCATCACCACCCGAAGGTACCTCGCTATATTCCTTATATCTTCACTGCTGCGGAGCTGGGTGCGCTATTTGCCCAAATTGATTCCTGCACCTATTGTTGTGAGGTCCCTTACCGCCAATGGGTGATGCCCCTGCTCTTTCGTCTCTTATACGGCTGCGGCCTTCGCCTCAGTGAAGCGTTGTGTTTGCACCTCGCAGATGTCGATCTCAAGACGGGGGTATTGACAATTCACGATGCCAAGTTTCACAAAGATCGGCTGGTACCGATTACCGAGGAACTGCAACAGCGCTTCAGAGACTATGCGCAACTGGTGCATCGGAGCTCAGACCCCGAGGCGTTGTTCTTTGTCGGGAGACCCGGTCATCCCCTGAGCGGCGGCAACGTCTACAAGAACTTTCGCCGGTTCCTATGGCAAGCCGGGATCTCTCATGGAGGTTGGGGTAAGGGGCCTCGTGTCCATGATTTTCGCCATACCTTTGCCGTGCATTGCTTAGCTCGATGGGTCCGCGAAGGCAAGGACCTCGCCGTCTACCTGCCCATCTTGAAGACCTATCTCGGTCACTACTCCTTTGGTGACACCGCCTACTATCTGCGCTTGACTGCCGAACTATATCCCTACATCACGG